One region of Salvelinus sp. IW2-2015 linkage group LG1, ASM291031v2, whole genome shotgun sequence genomic DNA includes:
- the LOC111968932 gene encoding protein snail homolog Sna — MPRSFLVKKYFANKKPNYSELECQNATSLERYPLAELPAGDNNSATTCYTAGLVWDVSFLPALYVPTFPTDASPTPGPLDLSSPSSLSSSASSSGEEDEGRTSDPPSPEPTDTYHPPQRPKRTSTKSHGAPNEDERVAPVTAARPAFFCKHCPKEYTSLGALKMHIRSHTLPCVCPTCGKAFSRPWLLRGHIRTHTGERPFSCQHCNRAFADRSNLRAHLQTHAEVKKYQCGVCSRTFSRMSLLQKHSAASCCSSSTA; from the exons ATGCCTCGGTCTTTCTTGGTCAAAAAGTATTTCGCCAACAAAAAACCCAACTACAGTGAATTGGAGTGTCAAAATG CCACCTCACTGGAGAGGTACCCACTAGCTGAGCTTCCAGCAGGGGACAACAACTCAGCTACCACCTGTTACACAGCGGGACTGGTATGGGACGTGAGCTTCCTTCCAGCCCTCTACGTCCCCACATTCCCCACTGATGCCTCTCCCACCCCTGGACCCCTGGACCTCAGCTCCCCCTCCAGCCTCAGCAGCAGTGCCAGTAGCAGTGGGGAGGAGGACGAGGGGCGCACCTCTGACCCCCCCAGCCCCGAACCCACAGACACCTACCACCCCCCTCAGCGCCCCAAACGCACCAGCACCAAGAGTCATGGGGCCCCGAACGAGGATGAGAGAGTGGCCCCAGTCACTGCAGCAAGGCCAGCCTTCTTCTGCAAGCACTGCCCTAAAGAGTACACCAGCCTGGGGGCTCTGAAGATGCACATTCGCTCACACACGCTACCCTGTGTCTGCCCCACCTGCGGGAAAGCCTTCTCCAGGCCCTGGCTGCTGCGCGGCCACATTCGCACACACACTG GTGAACGCCCGTTCTCCTGCCAACACTGTAACCGTGCCTTTGCTGACCGCTCCAACCTGCGGGCGCACCTGCAGACCCACGCTGAGGTGAAGAAGTACCAATGTGGCGTGTGTTCCCGTACCTTCAGCCGCATGTCCCTCCTCCAGAAACACAGTGCAGCCAGCTGCTGCTCCTCCTCCACAGCGTGA